Proteins encoded by one window of Ovis canadensis isolate MfBH-ARS-UI-01 breed Bighorn chromosome 14, ARS-UI_OviCan_v2, whole genome shotgun sequence:
- the DYRK1B gene encoding dual specificity tyrosine-phosphorylation-regulated kinase 1B isoform X1 codes for MLAARPPNWGPHRAPAPRGRASPDPGLSGGGSRGAGCEKAPPSRAPAPGLAPLRPSEPTMAVPPGHGPFSGFPGPQEHTQVLPEVRLLPRRLPLAFRDATSAPLRKLSVDLIKTYKHINEVYYAKKKRRAQQAPPQDSSTKKEKKVLNHGYDDDNHDYIVRSGERWLERYEIDSLIGKGSFGQVVKAYDHQTQELVAIKIIKNKKAFLNQAQIELRLLELMNQHDTEMKYYIVHLKRHFMFRNHLCLVFELLSYNLYDLLRNTHFRGVSLNLTRKLAQQLCTALLFLATPELSIIHCDLKPENILLCNPKRSAIKIVDFGSSCQLGQRIYQYIQSRFYRSPEVLLGTPYDLAIDMWSLGCILVEMHTGEPLFSGSNEVDQMNRIVEVLGIPPAPMLDQAPKARKYFERLPGGGWTLRRTKELRKDYQGPGTRRLQEVLGVQTGGPGGRRAGEPGHSPADYLRFQDLVLRMLEYEPAARISPLGALQHGFFRRTADEATNTGPAGSSASTSPAPLDTCPSSSTASSISSSGGSSGSSSDNRTYRYSNRYCGGPGPPITDCEMNSPQVPPSQPLRPWAGGDVPHKTHQAPASASSLPGAGAQLPPQPRCLGRPPSPTSPPPPELMDVSLVGGPPDCSPPHPAPAPQHPAASALRTRMTGGRPPLPPTDDPATLGPRLGLRGVPQSTAASS; via the exons GTCTCAGCGGCGGTGGCAGCCGAGGTGCAGGATGCGAGAAGGCGCCCCCCAGCCGGGCTCCCGCTCCAGGCCTCGCTCCCCTGCGGCCCTCTGAGCCCACCATGGCTGTCCCACCAGGCCATGGTCCCTTCTCTGGCTTCCCGGGGCCCCAGGAGCACACGCAG GTGCTGCCCGAAGTACGGCTCCTGCCGCGGAGGCTGCCCCTGGCCTTCCGAGACGCGACCTCGGCCCCGCTGCGCAAGCTCTCCGTGGACCTCATCAAGACCTACAAGCACATCAATGAG GTGTACTATGCGAAGAAGAAGCGGCGGGCCCAGCAGGCGCCACCTCAGGACTCGAGCaccaagaaggagaaaaaggtcCTGAACCACGGTTATGACGATGACAACCACGACTACATCGTGCGCAGCGGCGAGCGCTGGCTGGAGCGCTATGAGATTGACTCGCTCATTGGCAAAGGCTCCTTTGGCCAG GTGGTGAAGGCCTATGACCATCAGACCCAGGAGCTGGTGGCCATTAAGATCATCAAGAACAAAAAAGCCTTCCTGAACCAGGCCCAGATTGAGCTGCGGCTGCTGGAGCTGATGAACCAGCACGACACAGAGATGAAGTACTACATAG TGCACCTGAAGCGGCACTTCATGTTCCGGAACCACCTGTGCCTGGTGTTCGAGCTGCTCTCCTACAACCTGTACGACCTCCTGCGCAACACGCACTTCCGCGGCGTCTCCCTCAACCTGACGCGGAAGCTGGCGCAGCAGCTCTGCACGGCGCTGCTCTTCCTGGCCACGCCCGAGCTCAGCATCATTCACTGCGACCTCAAGCCCGAGAACATCCTGCTCTGCAACCCCAAGCGCAGCGCCATCAAGATCGTGGACTTCGGCAGCTCCTGCCAGCTCGGCCAGCGG aTCTACCAGTACATCCAGAGCCGTTTCTACCGTTCGCCCGAGGTGCTCCTGGGCACTCCCTACGACCTGGCCATTGACATGTGGTCCCTGGGCTGCATCCTGGTGGAGATGCACACTGGAGAGCCCCTCTTCAGTGGCTCCAATGAG GTGGACCAGATGAACCGGATCGTGGAGGTGCTGGGCATCCCGCCAGCCCCCATGCTGGACCAGGCGCCCAAGGCTCGAAAGTACTTTGAGCGGCTGCCTGGGGGCGGCTGGACCCTACGAAGGACAAAGGAACTCAGGAAG GATTACCAGGGCCCCGGGACACGGCGGCTGCAGGAGGTGCTGGGCGTGCAGACGGGCGGGCCCGGGGGCCGGCGGGCGGGGGAGCCGGGCCACAGCCCCGCCGACTACCTCCGCTTCCAGGACCTGGTGCTGCGCATGCTGGAGTATGAGCCCGCCGCCCGCATCAGCCCGCTGGGGGCGCTGCAGCACGGCTTTTTCCGCCGCACGGCTGATGAGGCCACCAACACGGGCCCGGCGGGCAGCAGTGCCTCCACCTCGCCCGCACCCCTCGAcacctgcccctcctccagcACCGCCAGCTCCATCTCCAGCTCCG GAGGCTCCAGTGGCTCCTCCAGTGACAACAGGACCTACCGCTATAGCAACCGATATTGTGGGGGCCCTGGGCCCCCCATCACTGACTGTGAGATGAACAGCCCCCAG GTCCCGCCCTCCCAGCCGCTGCGCCCCTGGGCCGGGGGGGATGTGCCCCACAAGACACATCAGGCCCCTGCCTCTGCCTCGTCACTGCCAGGGGCTGGAGCCCAGTTACCCCCCCAACCCCGATGCCTTGGTCGTCCCCCATCACCAACCTCACCACCACCCCCGGAGCTGATGGATGTGAGCCTGGTGGGCGGGCCCCCAGACTGCTCCCCACCTCACCCGGCGCCCGCCCCCCAGCACCCGGCTGCCTCAGCCCTCCGGACTCGGATGACAGGGGGTCGtccacccctcccacccactgATGACCCCGCCACCCTGGGGCCTCGCTTGGGCCTCCGTGGTGTACCCCAGAGCACGGCAGCCAGCTCAtga
- the DYRK1B gene encoding dual specificity tyrosine-phosphorylation-regulated kinase 1B isoform X6 — protein MAVPPGHGPFSGFPGPQEHTQVLPEVRLLPRRLPLAFRDATSAPLRKLSVDLIKTYKHINEVYYAKKKRRAQQAPPQDSSTKKEKKVLNHGYDDDNHDYIVRSGERWLERYEIDSLIGKGSFGQVVKAYDHQTQELVAIKIIKNKKAFLNQAQIELRLLELMNQHDTEMKYYIVHLKRHFMFRNHLCLVFELLSYNLYDLLRNTHFRGVSLNLTRKLAQQLCTALLFLATPELSIIHCDLKPENILLCNPKRSAIKIVDFGSSCQLGQRIYQYIQSRFYRSPEVLLGTPYDLAIDMWSLGCILVEMHTGEPLFSGSNEVDQMNRIVEVLGIPPAPMLDQAPKARKYFERLPGGGWTLRRTKELRKDLVLRMLEYEPAARISPLGALQHGFFRRTADEATNTGPAGSSASTSPAPLDTCPSSSTASSISSSGGSSGSSSDNRTYRYSNRYCGGPGPPITDCEMNSPQVPPSQPLRPWAGGDVPHKTHQAPASASSLPGAGAQLPPQPRCLGRPPSPTSPPPPELMDVSLVGGPPDCSPPHPAPAPQHPAASALRTRMTGGRPPLPPTDDPATLGPRLGLRGVPQSTAASS, from the exons ATGGCTGTCCCACCAGGCCATGGTCCCTTCTCTGGCTTCCCGGGGCCCCAGGAGCACACGCAG GTGCTGCCCGAAGTACGGCTCCTGCCGCGGAGGCTGCCCCTGGCCTTCCGAGACGCGACCTCGGCCCCGCTGCGCAAGCTCTCCGTGGACCTCATCAAGACCTACAAGCACATCAATGAG GTGTACTATGCGAAGAAGAAGCGGCGGGCCCAGCAGGCGCCACCTCAGGACTCGAGCaccaagaaggagaaaaaggtcCTGAACCACGGTTATGACGATGACAACCACGACTACATCGTGCGCAGCGGCGAGCGCTGGCTGGAGCGCTATGAGATTGACTCGCTCATTGGCAAAGGCTCCTTTGGCCAG GTGGTGAAGGCCTATGACCATCAGACCCAGGAGCTGGTGGCCATTAAGATCATCAAGAACAAAAAAGCCTTCCTGAACCAGGCCCAGATTGAGCTGCGGCTGCTGGAGCTGATGAACCAGCACGACACAGAGATGAAGTACTACATAG TGCACCTGAAGCGGCACTTCATGTTCCGGAACCACCTGTGCCTGGTGTTCGAGCTGCTCTCCTACAACCTGTACGACCTCCTGCGCAACACGCACTTCCGCGGCGTCTCCCTCAACCTGACGCGGAAGCTGGCGCAGCAGCTCTGCACGGCGCTGCTCTTCCTGGCCACGCCCGAGCTCAGCATCATTCACTGCGACCTCAAGCCCGAGAACATCCTGCTCTGCAACCCCAAGCGCAGCGCCATCAAGATCGTGGACTTCGGCAGCTCCTGCCAGCTCGGCCAGCGG aTCTACCAGTACATCCAGAGCCGTTTCTACCGTTCGCCCGAGGTGCTCCTGGGCACTCCCTACGACCTGGCCATTGACATGTGGTCCCTGGGCTGCATCCTGGTGGAGATGCACACTGGAGAGCCCCTCTTCAGTGGCTCCAATGAG GTGGACCAGATGAACCGGATCGTGGAGGTGCTGGGCATCCCGCCAGCCCCCATGCTGGACCAGGCGCCCAAGGCTCGAAAGTACTTTGAGCGGCTGCCTGGGGGCGGCTGGACCCTACGAAGGACAAAGGAACTCAGGAAG GACCTGGTGCTGCGCATGCTGGAGTATGAGCCCGCCGCCCGCATCAGCCCGCTGGGGGCGCTGCAGCACGGCTTTTTCCGCCGCACGGCTGATGAGGCCACCAACACGGGCCCGGCGGGCAGCAGTGCCTCCACCTCGCCCGCACCCCTCGAcacctgcccctcctccagcACCGCCAGCTCCATCTCCAGCTCCG GAGGCTCCAGTGGCTCCTCCAGTGACAACAGGACCTACCGCTATAGCAACCGATATTGTGGGGGCCCTGGGCCCCCCATCACTGACTGTGAGATGAACAGCCCCCAG GTCCCGCCCTCCCAGCCGCTGCGCCCCTGGGCCGGGGGGGATGTGCCCCACAAGACACATCAGGCCCCTGCCTCTGCCTCGTCACTGCCAGGGGCTGGAGCCCAGTTACCCCCCCAACCCCGATGCCTTGGTCGTCCCCCATCACCAACCTCACCACCACCCCCGGAGCTGATGGATGTGAGCCTGGTGGGCGGGCCCCCAGACTGCTCCCCACCTCACCCGGCGCCCGCCCCCCAGCACCCGGCTGCCTCAGCCCTCCGGACTCGGATGACAGGGGGTCGtccacccctcccacccactgATGACCCCGCCACCCTGGGGCCTCGCTTGGGCCTCCGTGGTGTACCCCAGAGCACGGCAGCCAGCTCAtga
- the DYRK1B gene encoding dual specificity tyrosine-phosphorylation-regulated kinase 1B isoform X5: MAVPPGHGPFSGFPGPQEHTQVLPEVRLLPRRLPLAFRDATSAPLRKLSVDLIKTYKHINEVYYAKKKRRAQQAPPQDSSTKKEKKVLNHGYDDDNHDYIVRSGERWLERYEIDSLIGKGSFGQVVKAYDHQTQELVAIKIIKNKKAFLNQAQIELRLLELMNQHDTEMKYYIVHLKRHFMFRNHLCLVFELLSYNLYDLLRNTHFRGVSLNLTRKLAQQLCTALLFLATPELSIIHCDLKPENILLCNPKRSAIKIVDFGSSCQLGQRIYQYIQSRFYRSPEVLLGTPYDLAIDMWSLGCILVEMHTGEPLFSGSNEVDQMNRIVEVLGIPPAPMLDQAPKARKYFERLPGGGWTLRRTKELRKDYQGPGTRRLQEDLVLRMLEYEPAARISPLGALQHGFFRRTADEATNTGPAGSSASTSPAPLDTCPSSSTASSISSSGGSSGSSSDNRTYRYSNRYCGGPGPPITDCEMNSPQVPPSQPLRPWAGGDVPHKTHQAPASASSLPGAGAQLPPQPRCLGRPPSPTSPPPPELMDVSLVGGPPDCSPPHPAPAPQHPAASALRTRMTGGRPPLPPTDDPATLGPRLGLRGVPQSTAASS; this comes from the exons ATGGCTGTCCCACCAGGCCATGGTCCCTTCTCTGGCTTCCCGGGGCCCCAGGAGCACACGCAG GTGCTGCCCGAAGTACGGCTCCTGCCGCGGAGGCTGCCCCTGGCCTTCCGAGACGCGACCTCGGCCCCGCTGCGCAAGCTCTCCGTGGACCTCATCAAGACCTACAAGCACATCAATGAG GTGTACTATGCGAAGAAGAAGCGGCGGGCCCAGCAGGCGCCACCTCAGGACTCGAGCaccaagaaggagaaaaaggtcCTGAACCACGGTTATGACGATGACAACCACGACTACATCGTGCGCAGCGGCGAGCGCTGGCTGGAGCGCTATGAGATTGACTCGCTCATTGGCAAAGGCTCCTTTGGCCAG GTGGTGAAGGCCTATGACCATCAGACCCAGGAGCTGGTGGCCATTAAGATCATCAAGAACAAAAAAGCCTTCCTGAACCAGGCCCAGATTGAGCTGCGGCTGCTGGAGCTGATGAACCAGCACGACACAGAGATGAAGTACTACATAG TGCACCTGAAGCGGCACTTCATGTTCCGGAACCACCTGTGCCTGGTGTTCGAGCTGCTCTCCTACAACCTGTACGACCTCCTGCGCAACACGCACTTCCGCGGCGTCTCCCTCAACCTGACGCGGAAGCTGGCGCAGCAGCTCTGCACGGCGCTGCTCTTCCTGGCCACGCCCGAGCTCAGCATCATTCACTGCGACCTCAAGCCCGAGAACATCCTGCTCTGCAACCCCAAGCGCAGCGCCATCAAGATCGTGGACTTCGGCAGCTCCTGCCAGCTCGGCCAGCGG aTCTACCAGTACATCCAGAGCCGTTTCTACCGTTCGCCCGAGGTGCTCCTGGGCACTCCCTACGACCTGGCCATTGACATGTGGTCCCTGGGCTGCATCCTGGTGGAGATGCACACTGGAGAGCCCCTCTTCAGTGGCTCCAATGAG GTGGACCAGATGAACCGGATCGTGGAGGTGCTGGGCATCCCGCCAGCCCCCATGCTGGACCAGGCGCCCAAGGCTCGAAAGTACTTTGAGCGGCTGCCTGGGGGCGGCTGGACCCTACGAAGGACAAAGGAACTCAGGAAG GATTACCAGGGCCCCGGGACACGGCGGCTGCAGGAG GACCTGGTGCTGCGCATGCTGGAGTATGAGCCCGCCGCCCGCATCAGCCCGCTGGGGGCGCTGCAGCACGGCTTTTTCCGCCGCACGGCTGATGAGGCCACCAACACGGGCCCGGCGGGCAGCAGTGCCTCCACCTCGCCCGCACCCCTCGAcacctgcccctcctccagcACCGCCAGCTCCATCTCCAGCTCCG GAGGCTCCAGTGGCTCCTCCAGTGACAACAGGACCTACCGCTATAGCAACCGATATTGTGGGGGCCCTGGGCCCCCCATCACTGACTGTGAGATGAACAGCCCCCAG GTCCCGCCCTCCCAGCCGCTGCGCCCCTGGGCCGGGGGGGATGTGCCCCACAAGACACATCAGGCCCCTGCCTCTGCCTCGTCACTGCCAGGGGCTGGAGCCCAGTTACCCCCCCAACCCCGATGCCTTGGTCGTCCCCCATCACCAACCTCACCACCACCCCCGGAGCTGATGGATGTGAGCCTGGTGGGCGGGCCCCCAGACTGCTCCCCACCTCACCCGGCGCCCGCCCCCCAGCACCCGGCTGCCTCAGCCCTCCGGACTCGGATGACAGGGGGTCGtccacccctcccacccactgATGACCCCGCCACCCTGGGGCCTCGCTTGGGCCTCCGTGGTGTACCCCAGAGCACGGCAGCCAGCTCAtga
- the DYRK1B gene encoding dual specificity tyrosine-phosphorylation-regulated kinase 1B isoform X3, producing MLAARPPNWGPHRAPAPRGRASPDPGLSGGGSRGAGCEKAPPSRAPAPGLAPLRPSEPTMAVPPGHGPFSGFPGPQEHTQVLPEVRLLPRRLPLAFRDATSAPLRKLSVDLIKTYKHINEVYYAKKKRRAQQAPPQDSSTKKEKKVLNHGYDDDNHDYIVRSGERWLERYEIDSLIGKGSFGQVVKAYDHQTQELVAIKIIKNKKAFLNQAQIELRLLELMNQHDTEMKYYIVHLKRHFMFRNHLCLVFELLSYNLYDLLRNTHFRGVSLNLTRKLAQQLCTALLFLATPELSIIHCDLKPENILLCNPKRSAIKIVDFGSSCQLGQRIYQYIQSRFYRSPEVLLGTPYDLAIDMWSLGCILVEMHTGEPLFSGSNEVDQMNRIVEVLGIPPAPMLDQAPKARKYFERLPGGGWTLRRTKELRKDLVLRMLEYEPAARISPLGALQHGFFRRTADEATNTGPAGSSASTSPAPLDTCPSSSTASSISSSGGSSGSSSDNRTYRYSNRYCGGPGPPITDCEMNSPQVPPSQPLRPWAGGDVPHKTHQAPASASSLPGAGAQLPPQPRCLGRPPSPTSPPPPELMDVSLVGGPPDCSPPHPAPAPQHPAASALRTRMTGGRPPLPPTDDPATLGPRLGLRGVPQSTAASS from the exons GTCTCAGCGGCGGTGGCAGCCGAGGTGCAGGATGCGAGAAGGCGCCCCCCAGCCGGGCTCCCGCTCCAGGCCTCGCTCCCCTGCGGCCCTCTGAGCCCACCATGGCTGTCCCACCAGGCCATGGTCCCTTCTCTGGCTTCCCGGGGCCCCAGGAGCACACGCAG GTGCTGCCCGAAGTACGGCTCCTGCCGCGGAGGCTGCCCCTGGCCTTCCGAGACGCGACCTCGGCCCCGCTGCGCAAGCTCTCCGTGGACCTCATCAAGACCTACAAGCACATCAATGAG GTGTACTATGCGAAGAAGAAGCGGCGGGCCCAGCAGGCGCCACCTCAGGACTCGAGCaccaagaaggagaaaaaggtcCTGAACCACGGTTATGACGATGACAACCACGACTACATCGTGCGCAGCGGCGAGCGCTGGCTGGAGCGCTATGAGATTGACTCGCTCATTGGCAAAGGCTCCTTTGGCCAG GTGGTGAAGGCCTATGACCATCAGACCCAGGAGCTGGTGGCCATTAAGATCATCAAGAACAAAAAAGCCTTCCTGAACCAGGCCCAGATTGAGCTGCGGCTGCTGGAGCTGATGAACCAGCACGACACAGAGATGAAGTACTACATAG TGCACCTGAAGCGGCACTTCATGTTCCGGAACCACCTGTGCCTGGTGTTCGAGCTGCTCTCCTACAACCTGTACGACCTCCTGCGCAACACGCACTTCCGCGGCGTCTCCCTCAACCTGACGCGGAAGCTGGCGCAGCAGCTCTGCACGGCGCTGCTCTTCCTGGCCACGCCCGAGCTCAGCATCATTCACTGCGACCTCAAGCCCGAGAACATCCTGCTCTGCAACCCCAAGCGCAGCGCCATCAAGATCGTGGACTTCGGCAGCTCCTGCCAGCTCGGCCAGCGG aTCTACCAGTACATCCAGAGCCGTTTCTACCGTTCGCCCGAGGTGCTCCTGGGCACTCCCTACGACCTGGCCATTGACATGTGGTCCCTGGGCTGCATCCTGGTGGAGATGCACACTGGAGAGCCCCTCTTCAGTGGCTCCAATGAG GTGGACCAGATGAACCGGATCGTGGAGGTGCTGGGCATCCCGCCAGCCCCCATGCTGGACCAGGCGCCCAAGGCTCGAAAGTACTTTGAGCGGCTGCCTGGGGGCGGCTGGACCCTACGAAGGACAAAGGAACTCAGGAAG GACCTGGTGCTGCGCATGCTGGAGTATGAGCCCGCCGCCCGCATCAGCCCGCTGGGGGCGCTGCAGCACGGCTTTTTCCGCCGCACGGCTGATGAGGCCACCAACACGGGCCCGGCGGGCAGCAGTGCCTCCACCTCGCCCGCACCCCTCGAcacctgcccctcctccagcACCGCCAGCTCCATCTCCAGCTCCG GAGGCTCCAGTGGCTCCTCCAGTGACAACAGGACCTACCGCTATAGCAACCGATATTGTGGGGGCCCTGGGCCCCCCATCACTGACTGTGAGATGAACAGCCCCCAG GTCCCGCCCTCCCAGCCGCTGCGCCCCTGGGCCGGGGGGGATGTGCCCCACAAGACACATCAGGCCCCTGCCTCTGCCTCGTCACTGCCAGGGGCTGGAGCCCAGTTACCCCCCCAACCCCGATGCCTTGGTCGTCCCCCATCACCAACCTCACCACCACCCCCGGAGCTGATGGATGTGAGCCTGGTGGGCGGGCCCCCAGACTGCTCCCCACCTCACCCGGCGCCCGCCCCCCAGCACCCGGCTGCCTCAGCCCTCCGGACTCGGATGACAGGGGGTCGtccacccctcccacccactgATGACCCCGCCACCCTGGGGCCTCGCTTGGGCCTCCGTGGTGTACCCCAGAGCACGGCAGCCAGCTCAtga
- the DYRK1B gene encoding dual specificity tyrosine-phosphorylation-regulated kinase 1B isoform X4, protein MAVPPGHGPFSGFPGPQEHTQVLPEVRLLPRRLPLAFRDATSAPLRKLSVDLIKTYKHINEVYYAKKKRRAQQAPPQDSSTKKEKKVLNHGYDDDNHDYIVRSGERWLERYEIDSLIGKGSFGQVVKAYDHQTQELVAIKIIKNKKAFLNQAQIELRLLELMNQHDTEMKYYIVHLKRHFMFRNHLCLVFELLSYNLYDLLRNTHFRGVSLNLTRKLAQQLCTALLFLATPELSIIHCDLKPENILLCNPKRSAIKIVDFGSSCQLGQRIYQYIQSRFYRSPEVLLGTPYDLAIDMWSLGCILVEMHTGEPLFSGSNEVDQMNRIVEVLGIPPAPMLDQAPKARKYFERLPGGGWTLRRTKELRKDYQGPGTRRLQEVLGVQTGGPGGRRAGEPGHSPADYLRFQDLVLRMLEYEPAARISPLGALQHGFFRRTADEATNTGPAGSSASTSPAPLDTCPSSSTASSISSSGGSSGSSSDNRTYRYSNRYCGGPGPPITDCEMNSPQVPPSQPLRPWAGGDVPHKTHQAPASASSLPGAGAQLPPQPRCLGRPPSPTSPPPPELMDVSLVGGPPDCSPPHPAPAPQHPAASALRTRMTGGRPPLPPTDDPATLGPRLGLRGVPQSTAASS, encoded by the exons ATGGCTGTCCCACCAGGCCATGGTCCCTTCTCTGGCTTCCCGGGGCCCCAGGAGCACACGCAG GTGCTGCCCGAAGTACGGCTCCTGCCGCGGAGGCTGCCCCTGGCCTTCCGAGACGCGACCTCGGCCCCGCTGCGCAAGCTCTCCGTGGACCTCATCAAGACCTACAAGCACATCAATGAG GTGTACTATGCGAAGAAGAAGCGGCGGGCCCAGCAGGCGCCACCTCAGGACTCGAGCaccaagaaggagaaaaaggtcCTGAACCACGGTTATGACGATGACAACCACGACTACATCGTGCGCAGCGGCGAGCGCTGGCTGGAGCGCTATGAGATTGACTCGCTCATTGGCAAAGGCTCCTTTGGCCAG GTGGTGAAGGCCTATGACCATCAGACCCAGGAGCTGGTGGCCATTAAGATCATCAAGAACAAAAAAGCCTTCCTGAACCAGGCCCAGATTGAGCTGCGGCTGCTGGAGCTGATGAACCAGCACGACACAGAGATGAAGTACTACATAG TGCACCTGAAGCGGCACTTCATGTTCCGGAACCACCTGTGCCTGGTGTTCGAGCTGCTCTCCTACAACCTGTACGACCTCCTGCGCAACACGCACTTCCGCGGCGTCTCCCTCAACCTGACGCGGAAGCTGGCGCAGCAGCTCTGCACGGCGCTGCTCTTCCTGGCCACGCCCGAGCTCAGCATCATTCACTGCGACCTCAAGCCCGAGAACATCCTGCTCTGCAACCCCAAGCGCAGCGCCATCAAGATCGTGGACTTCGGCAGCTCCTGCCAGCTCGGCCAGCGG aTCTACCAGTACATCCAGAGCCGTTTCTACCGTTCGCCCGAGGTGCTCCTGGGCACTCCCTACGACCTGGCCATTGACATGTGGTCCCTGGGCTGCATCCTGGTGGAGATGCACACTGGAGAGCCCCTCTTCAGTGGCTCCAATGAG GTGGACCAGATGAACCGGATCGTGGAGGTGCTGGGCATCCCGCCAGCCCCCATGCTGGACCAGGCGCCCAAGGCTCGAAAGTACTTTGAGCGGCTGCCTGGGGGCGGCTGGACCCTACGAAGGACAAAGGAACTCAGGAAG GATTACCAGGGCCCCGGGACACGGCGGCTGCAGGAGGTGCTGGGCGTGCAGACGGGCGGGCCCGGGGGCCGGCGGGCGGGGGAGCCGGGCCACAGCCCCGCCGACTACCTCCGCTTCCAGGACCTGGTGCTGCGCATGCTGGAGTATGAGCCCGCCGCCCGCATCAGCCCGCTGGGGGCGCTGCAGCACGGCTTTTTCCGCCGCACGGCTGATGAGGCCACCAACACGGGCCCGGCGGGCAGCAGTGCCTCCACCTCGCCCGCACCCCTCGAcacctgcccctcctccagcACCGCCAGCTCCATCTCCAGCTCCG GAGGCTCCAGTGGCTCCTCCAGTGACAACAGGACCTACCGCTATAGCAACCGATATTGTGGGGGCCCTGGGCCCCCCATCACTGACTGTGAGATGAACAGCCCCCAG GTCCCGCCCTCCCAGCCGCTGCGCCCCTGGGCCGGGGGGGATGTGCCCCACAAGACACATCAGGCCCCTGCCTCTGCCTCGTCACTGCCAGGGGCTGGAGCCCAGTTACCCCCCCAACCCCGATGCCTTGGTCGTCCCCCATCACCAACCTCACCACCACCCCCGGAGCTGATGGATGTGAGCCTGGTGGGCGGGCCCCCAGACTGCTCCCCACCTCACCCGGCGCCCGCCCCCCAGCACCCGGCTGCCTCAGCCCTCCGGACTCGGATGACAGGGGGTCGtccacccctcccacccactgATGACCCCGCCACCCTGGGGCCTCGCTTGGGCCTCCGTGGTGTACCCCAGAGCACGGCAGCCAGCTCAtga